AACAATGTTTTTATGCTttagagaaagaaacaaaaggtAAAAGAGTACTAGCATTGGTTTAATCAAAAGCTCAGCTAAATGcaaattttgcatatatattgtTGAAAGCGTCTGCATTGGAGTGGCTATAACTCCTCAACTCAAGATTTGAGACACATTGAATCCaattcattcttcaaatttgaagtgatATTGCTCATAGgccaaatgaaatttttattccaaaatgCAGAAGAACAGCTAAAGCTAACATATGTGGTAGAGCTAAACTGGATTAGGTAAAATAGCTAAAACATTGATTTTAGCTAGAATTTTcctactcatcatctccacacaccacataaatttttatttatttttatttggtaacTAGAGTTTtattaccaaataaaaaaatgtgtggtgtgaggatgatgaatataatttttcttttaactaaaCCAATATCATTAATTGAAAGCGGGAATGATGATGGAGTTATCTTTGAACAAGTGTCAAATAGGTCGTTACGCTTAGGAGTATAGTCGGTCTAGTCCGAAGAGAAATttttgttaaagacccaacctaccaaaatcaaataaaaataaattgggatGTGTTTATTTCAGCCCAAGTAAAAAATGTGCCAAAACAATTTCCAATTTTGAAAAtggcatataatatatcaacTATTTAACTTTATTTGCCAATTTTGTTCATAAAAATAGCGCaaagaaaaattaggaaaaagtAGTAATTAGCATATTAGGaacttattcataaaaaaagttttgaaaatacatttaaaccaCAGTTTTgttctattaaaaaatgtgCACCATCACCATTTATCCATTCATAAAAGTTAGCAatcatcataataaaattaaaaacaaagaaaaagagaaaaataaataaataaataaatgaaatatccTAACTTCAaactccaaataaataaataaataaataaataataaatataaatataaaaataatttaataaaaattgttaCAATACAAGCATCTACCCATAAATCAcctacttataaaataatagtacaAAGTAATTCACAACTAAAATAAGACGAAATAAAATGAAGGAATGTTTTGCCCTTGTGTAGCATCTTTAGTATTTCTCTTCGTACAGTTGGGAACcaaacaaactatatataaaatgaatccAGCTATTACAATAATTAAGCATTACATTCAAACAAACTATGATTTACCATCTATAtaagcatatatttttttaagcatctcttttctttttaagcaTCTGTTTTTCTTAAGcaaattttttccttctttttttttaacatctgaATTGGAACAAACAAATTCGAATTCACCATTTATAAtttgatcaaataaaattaatcaactaaaacataaaattaattcgACCATCTATAATTGGACCAAGTAAAATTAATCACTACCCTATTGTACATAACCTTATttataaaagttttcatttcttttttcttgtaatctatttcattttatagaTAATTAATGAactaacatataaaattaatgaaattaaaatgaaataattatttgcaGTCTAATAAGTGCATTCAATCTCAAGCACATCAACCATAATCTCAAACACATCAATTGATCAATtacaatagaatataaaaaaaaaaaaaaagattatgcaaatataaagaATATTAGCTCGAGATCGATCAGTACCTTAGAGTGAAAAGCCAAGAGATGGCAGCGTGGGGCGTAGACAAGTGGGGATATAGTTTTCCAGCAGAGACCAACAATGGATGCGGTAGCGTGGGGAGGAGGGGCTCAGAGTTAGAAGATCGAGGGCATCGAGTGAGGAGTTAGAGATTGGAATTAGGATTCGATTTTGGACAGAGGAAGAAATGAAGGGGAGAAGAGAGGAGGCGCCTAGTTTTTACAAATCCTTATATTGAAACGAAagttgtttatattatttttcaatctaaAGGGTGCCatttcaacataaaaaataaactcggTTGTTTCACGCAACTCGGTTTATTTGTGTAACTAAACATACCGTTTAGATTCATATTCACTCTAAATTGAGCCATTTTCATATTAACTAgcacaaatttattattttattttcttgaaaaataaattaatagataaaaattatataaattggtaaaaatcaaaattaagtgaACTCTTTAATGTGGATTATCTAACtgattcattaataaaattatttcacaatTATATTAACGATGTTAATAGCTAGTAACTTAGTACTCAATAGTATGCATATAAACTATGATAGTTAATGCATAATGAtctattttaacattttaatattttatatatgattaatgaataaatgtaaTGGTCTATGGATACTTAGGCCTtgggtattttacaaaaaatatacctaactattttaattaattatagagtatatatcatcatatataatattatgatttattatataatatattagttaattgttAATAGCATATTAGTCAATAGTATATTTAATATCCTGAGACCAGACCAAAATCGGACCAAAAGtagaaatttttgaattttttaaaataagaccTACCGAAAAAGTTATTAGTCTGGGCTGGATTGACCGAAATCGTCTAGTTTGATCGAGTTTTTCAATCCAGACCGATAACCTCACAACCTTTCTTACGCCTAACGACATATAATcctcctattttattttaagagcaTCTCACCCCTgagtaataataaatatagttaTGAGTTATGTAAGCGtcgcatatttattttaaaaaaatagagtctatattaaaaattaattttatcatatacatcacatattattcatcttttttaaaatattacataatatttatacactttataactataaatattatttctcttgaaTGGAGATAAACAAATGGCATTTgagttgttttttgttttgattaatgCTATATACTATATTCAAACCATGTTTTTATCCCATTTAACAAGCATGTCACTTTCTATCATccttaaattatttcttattttttaaaaaaaaaattcaaaaaattaataaacaataacATCTCATCGTATTGTCATAAGAGCGAGTTGAatgtaaaatatgtaatatCCTTTTTTACAAATTATGGGGCGAGATTCTATTCAATCTTAGAGCAACTTTATTGACTTGACTAAAGTTTAATGATAGCTAAATTTTAGTAAATATGTGCTAAAAAACCACCACATTGGATTGTGcatctctataaaattttaaattttttctatagTGATTCTCAAAATTTATAGGTGAACAATAATAGGTtagtcaaatattaaaatattcaattttaacttctcttacaaaatatgtaggtatattttgtaattaagaaatttggttcgatttattattattaaatataaaatttgataaaaataaataaattagttaatattaattagaatattaattattaagttaattataatgataagttaatgataatataattattattaatattaaattagtagaattataaaatgtgatacaaataaattaaataaaaaaaattattaaattaataatattttattattatatagagagtaaatgattaattcaatgtgaagattgaatttaaatagaatagataaatataaaaaagtgtgatattaattaaattttaaaaataaatttaactaaaCTAATGAGAATTctcttacaataaaaaatacttcgtccacaaaaatttttcaaaaatataggCTCACAAAATGtgatttgtttaattataatttttttttattataaaatacgtGTTGTATATCAAGTGAGTTCaaatttaggaatttattttgataagataTTTACGTGAATTCAAacctatttattttctgaagaTTTGCAGAGACGACGATGATGTGCCAAAAACCGAATCCTATTGAGGAAAGGAAAAGTGGTGTTATCCTTTTGTCAGGGAAATATCTCCATCCCTTTGTCCTTTAAGGTGGAGGAGGTGAAGTAAACTACGTGCCTCCTCCATCGCCCTTTCAAATTCGACGGTCATGATCGAACAGCTCATCTGTAATTTTATCACAATGCGAGGGGTCATTGTTATCAAAACCTAATTGGATATTTCGAGTCTCATACTTCTCGCTCTCCCATAAATATCTTTAGGTTATAATCGAGAGAGCCTCCATCTCCTCCTTTGAACCTTATCTGTTGGAAGTTGGAGCTAGAGCAAGGAGACCAGCCATGTCTGCTACCGCCTCTTCCCTTGCACTCCCATCTCTCACACACAAGACCCTTTTCCTCTGCAATTCCAAACCCACTTCcctctctctgttctctcttTCCCCTTCTCCTCTCACCCTTCGTTGTAAGCCCATTTCCGTTTCCGCTTCCTTTCTTCGCTCTGCGCCTGTCTTCCACACCCCCTCATCCCGGTTCGTCCGGAATGTCACCCTTTCGTCTGAGTTTGACCAAGAAGAGGAGGTCGAGGAAAGAGGCTTCTCCCCTGACCTCAAACTCTTCGTGGGTAATCTTCCTTTTAATGTTGACAGTGCTCAGCTCGCCGGGTTGTTCGAAAGCGCTGGAAATGTTGAAATGGTCgaggtattattttttttctgaactTTATTTTTCCCCTCCAAGTATGTGTATGCTATAAAGGTTggttttttacttaaaaataaaaggttggttttaatttttgatttcttgtgtgtgtgtgtgagattcAGTGGTctgcctttcttttcttttggattaAATTGTTTCTCTAAATATTGGCTGTGGGAAAAGCAAAATATATCTTGGGATTCTAACATAAGAAACCTGCTTAGTTAGATGTGCTGAAGTCTTTGTTATTATAGGTGATTTACGACAAGACTACTGGAAGAAGCAGAGGATTTGGGTTTGTGACCATGTCTACGGTTGAGGAAACTGAAGCTGCTGCTCAACAGTTCAATGGCTATGTAAGCACATGTTCCATGTACTTGGTTTTATTAGGCGTTCtatttctttggttttgaaTCTTATTTGGTGTGAAGGGGGCTCTTTCAGAAGTTTCATTGTAGTAATTGCTGTGTATCCAATTTCCGGTTTACTTGTCTTGTTTTATATTTCTTGAGCACTGGGTGGGTGTATGGGTTTATTGCATCTGAGCAACACTTCCTGACATTTGACAGGAACTCGATGGAAGAGCATTGAGGGTGAATGCTGGACCTCCTCCACCTAGGAGGGAGGAATCCTCCTTTAGAGGTCCCAGAGGTGGGTCAAGTTTTGGTGGTGGCCAAGGTGGGCCCAGTTCTGGTGGTGGCCACCGTGTTCATGTTGGTAACCTTGCATGGGGTGTTGATGATTTGGCGCTTCAGAGTTTGTTTAGTGAGCAAGGAAAGGTCGTTGAAGCGAGGGTGATTTACGACAGGGAGAGTGGCAGATCAAGAGGTTTTGGTTTTGTAACCTTCAGCTCTTCCGCAGAGGTCAACAATGCTATTGAATCCTTGGATGGCGTTGTAAGTATAGTAGCACCTTTTCTATTGTTATATTTCATATGATGGGTGAATCTGTTGTTTGATGTATGTGCgcgtttcttttatttttgagttacATTGAAGTAGTTGGTTGATCATTAACATTAATTATCAATCTTGCTCTGTTCTTTTCAGTCCCTTTTTATCCATTGTTAATCAACATTTACCAAATCATATCGTAGTGTATAATTGAAATAAGTAGTTGGTCAGGATACGCTGATAATTTACAGTTGTCGTAACTTATCACCTGAAGTTTGGTTATATCGGGTGCACGATTGATTAAAGTTCCTTGTAAGTAGTAGTTCTGTAAACAAGtcctgttttttattattatgtgaATTTATATTATGTGAAAAGAAAGTTTTATGGGAGCTCCAATATAGATAACCACTAATGTTGTTTGGCATATTAATCTGGGTATGAaaacttgtttgttttttgacaTGTGCATTGCTCATTGATCATCATTTATGTGTTGAACTGATTATGATATGCTTTCCCAAAGtaatatgtatgtgtgtatgcaCGTGTGTATGAATGCTTCTATTTATATCTTTATCTCTGGATTACCTATTCTCAGAATCACGAGTGTCACTCATTCCTTGAGAGTGAAGCTCTCAGAGTTTTGAGCCATTTTTGACgtatctttaatattttaaagatagTGAATAAATCCAAAAGTCTTGGATCCGGATCTCATTTTCTTGCCAAGTCAAATCACCAatcttgacttgattttgatttggtGCTTTCAGCTATATGGTATCGCAATAAATTGTTTACATTTTCTATCCaacaatatttacaatttttcattgTGAAAATTTGCTGGTGTAGGACTTAAATGGCAGAGCACTACGTGTGAGCGCAGCGGAAGCAAGGCCAAGACgtcaattttgagttttgaatctTTTATAAGTCCTCGACCAACAGAAAAACGGGGTATACTCTTTTAGcttattggaatataatttggATCTTTAAGAGTTCTGCTACATACAATCACTTTTGCATATTCATTACACTCCATTGATGTGATTggccaaaataattattttatattaaaaaaaagtgacttagccaatcacattagtgaAGTGCTCAAGGAGTACGCAAAAGTGACTGTACATAcaggttttctttgttttatgcTGGTTCCTTCTTTAGCTGCCCAGTTCCTCAGATACTCTCAGCTTGCCTGTCCAAATGAATACGAAGTTTACCCAGTTATctcgtttatttatttacttttaacgCAAATCTGCATATCTTTGTCTCAGGGACTTGGGAGTTGTGCAAGCTGGAGCCTACTGCTGTTCATCAAGAATTTACAGAAAACTAATTAGTTTTTGGGCCTACAGATGGACAAGAGCTGATAAACGTGCTCTGATCTGAAGGATTGTTAATTTTGTATGTTCTGAATGCCATAATCCAGACAGGAAACTGATGTGTTGAGACATCTTTTTGTCACATATGGTAGATCCAGTACAAGGGTATATGTTATTTGGCTTTCCCAAATTCGTTTTGAGTTGTGGATTTTAATAGGTTATTTACTCAATCCTGGAAATTCGTAAACTATTTGCAGGCAAGCATAAAACTTTGTGAGAATAACATTTCGAGGTAGGTAAGCCGTAAGCCCACCTGAACTCTTTATTGGTTCACCACTTCCTTTCAGGCTTTTCGGCTTGAAGAAATGACCATTATAACTAGTTCTCCAATGGCGGACGGAGGAAAATGAATATCGTGAGGGatgaaatttgtttgtttttagttcATTCACCATTATCTAGCACAAAATCTTTTCATATGCTGGGTTACGATACTTGGAGAAATAACCCAAATGTGTATTTGCAAGAGGGTCTTGGAACGCGAaggttttaaatataattatacgaaaggaatcttataaattaatgtaattttatttgatatattagatttattttataataaaaataatcttataatttgatgatttatattatttcatattaatttatgagattatttttatataattttattgagttataatatatttttctttaaaaattcatCGAGGAGTTTGGATATACCAACTTTGGTTCGAGAGTAGAGCCAATCGGACTTCACGGAGGGAGATTTTGGGTGTGTtgggatgttgaagtgagttgagttgagttgagatgataaaatattgttagaatattattttttaatattattattattttaggatttgaaaaagttgaattatttattatattttgtattgagatttgaaaaaattgtaatgatgaattaagatgagttgagatgagtttgagatccaaactcaccctctGACTGTGATATATTGACTTCATTTGTTCATTAGGattagagtaatgttacgtacagtTATAGAACGTACAAATGTTGTacagtcatttaaaaaaatatatatattattaaaaaattaattttttttatatatattttatatttatttatttttttcaaaacgattacacggtTCTTATtatattcacaattataaatattatttcttctagGATCAATATATTTGATCGGCTGCAGTTTCTAGGGATGGCCTTTGCGACAACGGACACTTCAAATTCAGGTCAAAAAAGATGGGAGAGATTTTTtggagaaaaattataattatatttttatatcacacatttatttttattttttattttttaatgtgtacagtataaaaataatgaataaaaaaactctttttaagATGTAATTGAGATTTTCATTTAATAGAGTATTGATACAGTTTTATGaagtattcttttttaaaaaagtgaaatttattattaaaaaatatatttttttatttatatactagatttaattatttaaaaaaaatatgcgaaatttatatattttttaaattataaatataatttctcggATGAATAATGTGGCCTCTTCCCTAACCTCCCGGCCCAAGTAAAGGCCCGAACCAAATGACTGGTCCAAATCCCCACCGCACATTCTCTACCTGAACTTATcccttcctcttttttttttttataattcaattgTGTGTTGACTGTTGACTCTTTAAACAGTTCAATTAGTGTcttgtttggatttgaaaatcatctcatctcatctttttatcatataagatgagtttaatattttttataaaaaattgaaaaagtaatggTTTCACATATAAACGAtgtattaagttaaaaaaaattgtgggtctcacgtgtaagaaagttttgagttgagatgagtttagtaatttgagagttgagtatttgaatgactgaaattttaaaatagtataattttagtgtaaaatatagaaattttagtAACTTTACATCATAttgaataatgaaataaattaaaatattaatgaaattagttaaaatattttatattttacagtaattagatattatatccatttcacttgaaataaaaattcgtttgtagataaaaatataataaatgagcATCTGTTTTTAAAGCAATTTCCATTTTAACAAAGTCTAATTCTTTTCTTGATTAGTTTCCAACCAtctaatcattttcattttatagatTAATGCACAAAATTATATCTCGCAATTCTCATTTCACTTAATCTCATTGCCAAACATGTAAACATAAAATtcatcttattcaaaattttaaaacaccaAAAATTAATGCAATGGCGGGATTCCATTGCTATGGTGGTTAGGGTTTTTCGGCTCCCAAAATGGGCCGCCTCGTCGCGGCTAGGATGGCCCCTCATGGTGGCTGCTAGTTTTtccataaatttattttttattttacttgttatattatacataaatattttttcactattaatCAAATCCATTAAAACTAtcttaaaaagattttacaacCATTCACAAACACGACTCTACAATCTCTACTATTCATAATCATATCTTACACATCTAGACACCATGCCCTAAGTACTCACCACGTATTAAATGTAACAAATGATTAGaagggactttttttttttttttccttctattctcAAGTAGGAGGAAACATCTTGTACATGAGACCAATTATTCAAGTGTCCCACATGAGTATTAACGTGTTAATGTACGAGGAAATCAATACTTGATGACATTATTGTGCACATATCCACTTCTTAATCTTATTGTCCTCAGGAAATTATCAACATTTAAATTGCATGCATTTTTTAGGATCATGATATTGGGCATAGAGTGGTGCTACACCTGCTGAGGGTGTGGATCTCGATAAGactaatgttttatttatttatttatttttctatacccttaaatatttaaaataaaaaattcataatatcgttaaaaaatattttcttaatcaataaataaaaaaaaaaaaagttgtggagCCCATAATCGGGACCCAACTCTCTCGGTGGCTTTAGTTTTTTCCCTTGGCATAATACTTGACAACTTTTTAATAGAATTTgtcgattttattttatttgtacttTCATCAAATGGGGACTGCATTGTaagtttagttaattttatttttaaattttttttaaaattataataatatttttatcaaaattatatatattttttcatttagtgAAATGTTTGCACATGCAGTTCATATTTAgaaactgtaaatataatttctcttattggataatatttctatttctcaaattgtaaaaaatataatttaaaaattaaaaattcggTCAAAAAGTTTTCAATTGGTATGCTTATAACTCGTATTGTCAATTATTATACCAactttcattttccatttttcttaaatatccAAGTAACACTATCTTAAATCATCGATCGAGTTATAAGCcaattagtatattataattaaaatattttataatctgagCTAACATATCAAGTCACGtaagattgtaaatttatttttataaaatttatatataaaccaaaCATTTGTCtcgaaagaaaattattatgagAGCTTTTAAATACccatgaaaaataaagatattctAAAAAACTCATTCAAATTTAGTGCATTAATGGAGTGAAGTCGTCGTCTTGAAGCGACGAGGAGTCGCAATACATCAAGTTACGATTCAACTGAGCCCAGTAACCAATATTTGGAAGCACCCTTGCATGGTTTGAAATTCGGATATGAGATAGAAGTCAACGAGCCGTGACAcgtcttcttttcttttcgaaGCACGATTCCTTCGTCTGTCTGTAAAGTGCAAATGGTGAAAAAAAAGATGTCCTCAATTCGACAGCTCTGCTCTCTTGATTCTCAGTTTTGTCAAATTTTATCGTGAAAAATGCTAGGTCTACCCCGATgggtgcatttttatttttatttttatttctttttattttcatgatcATTAAGATCCATTTGTGTTTCATATCTTCTGAtttaatttcatcattataatttttttaaatttttataaaaaaatataataaataattcaacttttttaaaatttaaaataataataataataataatattaaataaataatattttaataatattttatcaatttttaatttttattttaattcatctcatctcaatttactatccaaacgaactTAAGAAACTGattgaattagtttttttaatgcTCTAATCGTTAGGTTTCATCGGTGTAAAACCACCCTTTTATCATCCTCTAACCTGTAGTCCGGCAAGAAGTTTAAAATtgtacagatgagatgagatgagaaatttgaaattaaattattttttatatcttatttagagatttaaaaaaattatagtgattaagtaatgattaaatgaaaaattaaaaagttaaaaattagatatttaaaaatatttatatttaaataatgtttgaCTATTAAGAtgagggaaaataaaataaatataaaatgagattagtttgaaaagtttgaaaagtttcgggaaaaattaaagttaaattagTACATCCTGACTACtgcttctttcatttttcttccggGTGCGGTTACTATACAGTTCCATTTTGACCGTTGGGCAATATagcgtaattttttttttttacatttttttatatacttaaatatatttaaaaaataaaaaaaatatatcaatatatttaaaatcact
This genomic interval from Juglans regia cultivar Chandler chromosome 3, Walnut 2.0, whole genome shotgun sequence contains the following:
- the LOC109008641 gene encoding RNA-binding protein CP29B, chloroplastic-like; translated protein: MSATASSLALPSLTHKTLFLCNSKPTSLSLFSLSPSPLTLRCKPISVSASFLRSAPVFHTPSSRFVRNVTLSSEFDQEEEVEERGFSPDLKLFVGNLPFNVDSAQLAGLFESAGNVEMVEVIYDKTTGRSRGFGFVTMSTVEETEAAAQQFNGYELDGRALRVNAGPPPPRREESSFRGPRGGSSFGGGQGGPSSGGGHRVHVGNLAWGVDDLALQSLFSEQGKVVEARVIYDRESGRSRGFGFVTFSSSAEVNNAIESLDGVDLNGRALRVSAAEARPRRQF